One segment of Oceanotoga teriensis DNA contains the following:
- a CDS encoding SufB/SufD family protein, producing the protein MQIEKNYSKEFEYIQKAYDKAGGDVSGLLTKDIVSIIVSGHKILGRNTVEGVHIEADCDENHVKLYFKVDDGVVVKKPVHLCVGYLKDFGEQNLDYEFDIGNNVIINFISHCSFPAAKDILHKMKSKMIIGNNSKVTYEDVHFHNEEGLVNLDTDYETIVGNNSKYDNRFTLTKTRVGNMKIKMDVDLKDDAKAYIETKVREKKDDYVEINEILRLNGKNSSGIAKTFVIATDESKAKVITEAYGNGDYSKGHIECDEIVDGPKVDLSTIPLLRVKNELAELTHEASVGRINSDQLETLMSKGLTEEEASEMIIKSILK; encoded by the coding sequence TTGCAAATTGAAAAGAATTATTCTAAAGAGTTTGAATATATACAAAAAGCTTATGATAAAGCAGGTGGAGATGTAAGTGGACTTCTTACAAAAGATATAGTTTCCATAATTGTTAGTGGACATAAAATTCTTGGAAGAAACACTGTAGAAGGAGTCCATATTGAAGCTGATTGTGATGAAAATCATGTTAAATTGTATTTCAAAGTAGATGATGGGGTTGTTGTGAAAAAACCAGTTCATCTTTGTGTAGGTTATTTAAAAGATTTTGGAGAACAAAATCTTGATTATGAATTTGATATAGGTAACAATGTTATAATAAATTTTATATCGCATTGTTCTTTTCCAGCAGCTAAAGATATTTTGCATAAAATGAAATCTAAGATGATTATAGGAAATAATTCTAAAGTTACTTATGAAGATGTTCATTTTCATAATGAAGAAGGGTTGGTAAATTTAGATACTGATTATGAGACCATTGTTGGAAATAATTCTAAATATGATAATAGATTTACACTTACAAAAACAAGAGTTGGAAATATGAAAATAAAGATGGATGTAGATTTAAAAGACGATGCAAAAGCTTATATTGAAACCAAAGTTAGAGAAAAGAAAGATGATTATGTTGAAATAAATGAGATATTGAGATTAAATGGTAAAAATTCTTCTGGAATAGCTAAAACTTTTGTTATAGCTACAGATGAAAGTAAAGCTAAAGTTATTACAGAAGCTTATGGTAATGGAGATTATTCTAAAGGTCATATAGAATGTGATGAAATAGTGGATGGTCCGAAAGTAGATCTTTCTACAATTCCGCTTTTAAGAGTAAAAAATGAGCTTGCTGAATTAACTCATGAAGCATCTGTTGGAAGGATAAATTCTGATCAACTTGAAACTTTGATGTCAAAAGGACTTACAGAAGAAGAGGCCTCTGAAATGATAATAAAATCAATATTAAAATAA
- a CDS encoding aminopeptidase: MNLLENMEKYADLILKVGINLEKGQKLVIKTDTDSIELARVIQEKAYDIGARDVYMDISDSKSTLIKFLKAPDEAFKEYPSWKAEGMEKLAEDGAAFLSIISEDPDLFKNVNPDRLSKWNITASKALKKYRNILMSGSINWCVVASASQRWADKVFPNIEKNKRLEKLWEYIFKTVRVDNLDPISAWKIHMQNLNDKLSYLNKKQFDKLIYNSKTANLEIGLPKDHIWIGGGLKNTKSLVEFVPNLPTEEIFTMPDRNRIDGIIKSTMPLSYSGNIIENFELKFKDGKVIDFKAEKGEKILRSILETDENAKYIGEVALVPDNSPISNLNLLFYNTLFDENASCHLAFGEAYRYTLKNGSNMTEEEFRNKGGNTSLTHVDFMVGSSDLEIIGVDKEGNEEKIFSDGNWAF, from the coding sequence TTGAATTTATTAGAAAATATGGAGAAGTATGCAGATTTAATTTTAAAAGTTGGAATTAATCTTGAAAAAGGACAGAAATTAGTTATTAAAACCGATACTGATTCTATAGAACTTGCAAGAGTAATTCAAGAAAAAGCATATGATATTGGTGCAAGAGATGTTTATATGGATATCTCTGATTCAAAATCTACTTTAATAAAATTTTTAAAAGCTCCAGATGAAGCTTTTAAAGAATATCCATCTTGGAAGGCAGAAGGAATGGAAAAGCTTGCGGAAGATGGAGCTGCATTTTTATCAATTATCTCTGAAGATCCAGATTTATTCAAAAATGTAAATCCTGATAGACTTTCTAAATGGAATATAACAGCTTCCAAGGCTTTAAAAAAGTATAGAAATATATTGATGAGCGGATCGATAAATTGGTGTGTTGTAGCCTCAGCATCTCAAAGATGGGCTGACAAAGTTTTTCCTAATATAGAAAAAAATAAAAGACTTGAAAAATTATGGGAATATATATTTAAAACAGTAAGAGTAGATAATTTAGACCCTATTTCAGCTTGGAAAATCCATATGCAAAATTTGAATGATAAACTTTCTTATTTAAATAAAAAACAATTTGATAAATTAATATACAATTCTAAAACAGCAAATCTTGAAATAGGATTACCTAAAGATCATATTTGGATTGGAGGGGGCCTAAAAAATACTAAAAGTTTAGTTGAATTTGTTCCAAATCTTCCAACTGAAGAAATATTTACAATGCCTGATAGAAATAGAATAGATGGTATTATAAAATCAACTATGCCACTTTCATATTCTGGAAATATAATAGAAAATTTTGAATTAAAATTTAAAGATGGAAAGGTTATTGATTTTAAAGCTGAAAAAGGTGAAAAAATATTAAGAAGTATTTTAGAAACAGATGAAAATGCTAAATATATTGGAGAAGTAGCTTTAGTACCAGATAATTCACCAATTTCTAATTTGAATTTATTATTTTATAATACTTTATTTGATGAAAATGCATCATGTCATTTGGCTTTTGGAGAGGCTTATAGGTATACTTTGAAAAATGGGTCAAATATGACTGAAGAAGAATTTAGGAATAAAGGTGGAAATACCAGTTTAACTCATGTGGATTTTATGGTAGGTTCTTCGGATCTTGAAATTATTGGTGTTGATAAAGAAGGAAATGAAGAAAAAATATTTTCTGACGGAAATTGGGCTTTTTAG
- a CDS encoding sigma-70 family RNA polymerase sigma factor, giving the protein MDKQSLKEKNLIEQIKNLDIESIEKDNQEAVIRYKKKKTPNIDKVMKKLFSKASKNSNILYYEDIDRVIPVEANNEIDSSFIENIYNELEKNDIKVVERVEEEYDDDEFKNVYAEIGSEMYDNISVSDPIKIYLKEISRVKLLSPQRERNLARRAQKNDKRAREELIKANLRLVISIAKRYSGRGLSFLDLIQEGNMGLIKAVEKFDWTKGYKFSTYAYWWIRQAVTRAIADYGRTIRIPVHLVETINSMNKVINDFVQNNGRSPEVEEIAKIMKKTPDKIKEILNNSKSIFSLNSPISNDSEGEGDSEMIDFIKDNAPTPEQIGEKMIIRDTIEELINQLKPREAMVLKMRYGFLDGKQKTLEEVGAFFNVTRERIRQIENKSLRKLRHPKRSKVIKSLLEDFKY; this is encoded by the coding sequence TTGGATAAACAGTCATTAAAAGAAAAAAATTTAATAGAACAGATTAAAAATCTTGATATTGAAAGTATAGAAAAAGACAATCAAGAAGCAGTTATAAGGTATAAAAAGAAAAAAACACCTAATATTGATAAAGTCATGAAAAAATTGTTTTCTAAAGCATCTAAAAACAGTAACATTCTTTATTATGAAGATATAGATAGAGTTATACCTGTTGAAGCAAATAATGAAATAGACAGTTCTTTTATTGAAAATATTTATAATGAACTTGAAAAAAATGATATAAAAGTTGTGGAAAGAGTAGAAGAAGAATATGATGATGATGAATTTAAGAATGTTTATGCTGAAATAGGTTCAGAAATGTATGATAATATTAGTGTTTCAGACCCTATAAAAATATACCTTAAAGAAATAAGCAGAGTTAAATTGTTAAGTCCTCAGAGAGAAAGAAATCTTGCAAGAAGAGCTCAAAAGAATGATAAACGTGCAAGAGAAGAGTTGATAAAAGCGAATTTGAGACTTGTAATAAGTATAGCGAAAAGATACTCTGGTAGAGGATTGAGTTTTTTAGATTTAATCCAAGAGGGAAATATGGGATTAATAAAGGCGGTAGAAAAGTTTGACTGGACTAAGGGATACAAATTTTCTACTTATGCTTATTGGTGGATAAGACAAGCAGTTACAAGAGCTATTGCTGATTATGGAAGAACTATAAGAATTCCTGTTCATTTAGTTGAAACAATAAATTCTATGAACAAAGTTATAAATGATTTTGTTCAAAATAATGGAAGAAGTCCCGAAGTCGAAGAAATTGCTAAGATCATGAAAAAAACACCCGATAAAATTAAAGAAATATTGAATAATTCTAAAAGTATATTTTCTTTGAATTCTCCTATTTCAAATGATTCGGAAGGAGAAGGAGATTCTGAAATGATAGATTTTATAAAAGACAATGCTCCAACTCCAGAACAAATAGGTGAAAAAATGATTATTAGAGATACCATTGAAGAACTTATAAATCAACTCAAACCGAGAGAAGCTATGGTATTAAAAATGAGATATGGATTTCTTGATGGTAAACAAAAAACATTAGAAGAAGTTGGTGCGTTTTTTAATGTAACGAGAGAAAGGATAAGACAAATAGAAAATAAATCACTTAGAAAACTCAGACATCCAAAGAGAAGTAAAGTAATAAAAAGTCTATTAGAAGATTTCAAATATTAA
- a CDS encoding MerR family transcriptional regulator, with the protein MMKIGEFSKKYDLTPDTVRYYISEGLLIPKKIHNQYYFDEKSEIQIKEILELKKLKFTISEMKKLISFNRINEILSDDQIYLDDFLVQKEKELNEEKEKIENALKVIKEKKKQMSSLKKKKFKYGVPVNVINNFYCPTCKKTLKINTSQIIDSSIFDGFLECECGYKVEISEGIIKAPGFDNFGVDRIKKYDENTKLKKYNSEITPYFSAFFKKLYEYNINYVKDDYNEILEFEYGDINFLKYFDDNKKKKVNYYLYNKSYPAISFVKKKIEKSELVLNPIFMCGDFDALPFRDNFFDIIFDITGSINYLSFLQEPNFSEYNRVLKDEHYCIIHSLFYDEWAQTLKSKKINPNYYKLEYFKDFFFKSKFNLFKQYDIGSMKKASSYVTVHVDGDEVYFKNFVFKK; encoded by the coding sequence ATGATGAAAATAGGAGAGTTTTCTAAAAAATATGATTTAACGCCAGATACTGTAAGATATTATATATCTGAAGGACTTTTGATACCAAAAAAAATTCATAATCAATATTATTTTGATGAAAAATCTGAAATACAGATTAAAGAAATATTAGAACTCAAGAAATTAAAGTTTACAATATCTGAAATGAAAAAATTAATATCTTTTAATAGAATAAATGAGATATTAAGTGATGATCAAATTTATTTAGATGATTTTCTTGTTCAGAAAGAAAAAGAATTGAATGAAGAAAAAGAGAAGATAGAAAATGCCTTAAAAGTTATAAAAGAAAAGAAAAAACAGATGAGTTCTTTAAAAAAGAAGAAATTTAAATATGGAGTTCCAGTGAATGTTATTAATAATTTTTATTGTCCAACTTGTAAAAAAACATTAAAAATAAATACGTCTCAAATAATAGATAGTAGTATTTTTGATGGTTTTTTAGAATGTGAATGTGGTTATAAAGTTGAAATATCCGAAGGGATAATAAAAGCTCCGGGTTTTGATAATTTTGGTGTTGATAGAATTAAAAAATATGATGAAAATACTAAATTGAAAAAATATAATTCAGAAATAACTCCATATTTTTCAGCATTTTTTAAAAAATTATATGAATATAATATAAACTATGTAAAAGATGATTATAATGAAATACTCGAATTTGAATATGGAGATATAAACTTTCTTAAGTATTTTGATGATAATAAAAAAAAGAAAGTGAATTATTATTTATATAATAAAAGTTATCCAGCTATAAGTTTTGTAAAAAAGAAAATAGAGAAAAGTGAACTTGTTTTAAATCCAATATTTATGTGTGGTGATTTTGATGCATTACCATTTAGAGATAATTTTTTTGATATTATATTCGATATCACAGGGTCTATAAATTATTTATCTTTTTTACAAGAACCAAATTTTTCTGAATATAATAGGGTTTTAAAAGATGAACATTATTGTATTATTCACAGTCTTTTTTATGATGAATGGGCTCAAACTCTTAAAAGTAAAAAAATAAATCCAAATTATTATAAATTAGAGTATTTTAAAGATTTTTTCTTTAAGTCTAAATTTAATTTATTCAAACAATATGATATTGGAAGTATGAAAAAAGCATCAAGCTATGTAACTGTTCATGTTGATGGTGATGAAGTATATTTTAAAAATTTTGTATTTAAAAAATAA
- the nudC gene encoding NAD(+) diphosphatase yields MININWDPDIPEDNDFLIVCISNNEIFINTNNCFYMTPLELQNKNIELIDRSYIGKLNSKKIFAINIKEQEKIFFEKINLRNLLPFIEQEDFIILSRALEIINWKTKHKFCGKCGERITENISEGFLRCNKCGFIIYPEISPAIIVGITKDDKILLAHNDKFKENMYSIIAGFVEWGESLEDTVKREVMEEIGITIKNIKYFNSQTWPFPNSLMVGFTAEYDSGEIIPDGVEITDAKWFDKNNLPDIPKKGSIARNIIDTICK; encoded by the coding sequence ATGATAAATATAAATTGGGATCCTGATATTCCAGAAGATAATGATTTTTTAATAGTTTGTATTAGTAATAATGAGATTTTTATAAATACAAACAACTGTTTTTATATGACGCCTTTAGAGCTTCAAAATAAAAATATAGAATTAATAGATAGAAGTTATATAGGGAAATTAAATTCAAAAAAAATATTCGCAATTAATATAAAAGAACAAGAAAAAATTTTTTTTGAAAAAATAAATCTCAGAAATTTATTACCTTTTATAGAACAAGAAGATTTTATAATTTTATCAAGAGCTCTTGAAATAATAAACTGGAAAACTAAACATAAATTCTGTGGTAAATGTGGTGAAAGAATTACAGAAAATATTTCTGAAGGATTTTTGAGATGCAATAAATGTGGTTTTATAATATATCCAGAAATATCTCCCGCAATCATAGTTGGAATAACCAAAGATGATAAAATACTATTAGCTCACAATGATAAATTTAAAGAAAATATGTATTCTATTATAGCTGGTTTCGTAGAATGGGGAGAATCCCTTGAAGATACTGTAAAGAGGGAAGTAATGGAAGAAATTGGGATAACAATCAAAAATATTAAATATTTCAACTCTCAAACATGGCCTTTTCCTAATTCTTTGATGGTTGGTTTTACTGCTGAATATGATTCTGGTGAAATAATACCAGATGGAGTTGAAATAACTGATGCAAAATGGTTTGATAAAAATAATTTACCCGATATACCTAAAAAAGGCTCTATCGCAAGAAATATTATAGATACTATATGCAAATGA
- a CDS encoding ATP-binding cassette domain-containing protein, whose amino-acid sequence MLELKNISFCTSEKNILNDLNYTFERGKTYSVLGNNGVGKSTLAKIIMGLNGYYKNHKGEIILNNEDITDLKIDERARKGITMAWQEPARFKGMSVIDYLKLGNKNQLTMNDMIKYLNLVGLNEKYLNRNVDKTLSGGERKRIELASIVILKPEIVILDEPDSGIDMMSNSMIDSILKELKNNNSTVITITHREEISLLSDKAILLCNGMIRNEGTPEYIGNIYKKLCDFCTNINEPAEKIEVKKVAN is encoded by the coding sequence ATGCTTGAATTAAAGAATATATCTTTTTGTACATCCGAAAAAAATATATTAAATGATTTGAATTATACTTTTGAAAGAGGAAAAACTTATTCGGTTCTCGGCAATAACGGTGTTGGTAAATCGACGCTTGCAAAGATAATAATGGGTCTCAATGGATATTATAAAAATCATAAAGGTGAAATAATTCTTAATAATGAAGATATAACTGATTTAAAAATAGATGAAAGAGCAAGAAAAGGTATAACAATGGCTTGGCAAGAGCCAGCAAGATTCAAGGGAATGTCCGTTATAGATTATTTGAAACTTGGAAATAAAAATCAACTTACAATGAATGATATGATAAAATATTTAAATCTTGTAGGTCTAAATGAAAAATATTTAAATAGAAATGTTGATAAAACTCTTTCTGGAGGAGAGAGAAAAAGGATTGAACTTGCTTCAATAGTTATTTTAAAACCAGAAATTGTTATATTAGATGAGCCTGATTCAGGTATAGATATGATGTCAAATTCTATGATAGATTCAATACTTAAAGAACTTAAAAATAATAATAGTACTGTAATAACTATCACACATAGGGAAGAAATATCATTATTATCAGATAAAGCTATTTTGTTATGCAATGGAATGATAAGAAATGAAGGTACTCCAGAATATATTGGGAATATATATAAAAAATTATGTGATTTTTGTACTAATATCAATGAACCTGCTGAAAAAATAGAGGTGAAAAAAGTTGCAAATTGA
- a CDS encoding pyridoxamine kinase: MRNIVKRVAAVHDLSGFGRSSLSAITPIISTMGAQVCAIPTAVLSTHTGGFENYSFVDLTDSMTEYINHWKSLNIDFDCIYTGFLGSPKQIDIITDFIDYFKKNDNFVVIDPVMADNGELYATMTEEMVMKMKNFIKKADIITPNFTEACFLLGENYEKITDEKILKDWMIRLSEMGPQIIILTSVPEKNEKDTSTLAYNKKDNKFWKVSCQYIPAFYPGTGDVFTSVIVGSLLNGDSLPIAIDRGVKFITTAIRASYGYDYPKREGVLLEKVLDSLKVPVTISTYELM; this comes from the coding sequence ATGAGAAATATTGTTAAAAGAGTCGCTGCAGTACATGATTTATCGGGTTTTGGAAGATCTTCACTCTCGGCAATAACTCCTATTATTTCAACTATGGGAGCCCAAGTCTGTGCAATACCTACAGCAGTTTTATCTACACATACCGGAGGTTTTGAAAATTATAGTTTTGTAGATCTTACAGATTCTATGACTGAATATATTAATCATTGGAAAAGTCTTAATATAGATTTTGACTGTATATATACAGGTTTTTTAGGTTCTCCTAAACAGATCGATATTATTACTGATTTTATAGATTACTTTAAAAAAAATGATAATTTTGTGGTTATAGATCCTGTTATGGCAGATAATGGTGAACTTTATGCCACTATGACTGAAGAAATGGTTATGAAAATGAAAAATTTTATAAAAAAAGCCGATATTATAACTCCAAATTTTACCGAGGCTTGTTTTTTATTGGGAGAGAATTATGAAAAGATTACAGATGAAAAAATATTAAAAGACTGGATGATAAGATTATCTGAAATGGGGCCTCAAATAATAATACTTACAAGTGTACCTGAAAAAAATGAAAAAGACACTTCTACTTTAGCTTATAATAAAAAAGATAATAAATTTTGGAAAGTAAGCTGTCAATACATACCAGCTTTTTACCCAGGTACTGGAGATGTTTTTACATCTGTTATAGTGGGAAGTCTTTTAAATGGAGACTCTTTGCCAATAGCGATAGACAGAGGAGTAAAGTTTATAACTACGGCTATAAGAGCGAGTTATGGTTATGATTATCCAAAAAGAGAAGGTGTTTTATTAGAAAAAGTTTTGGATAGTCTGAAAGTACCAGTTACAATAAGTACATATGAATTAATGTAA